Genomic segment of Veillonella parvula DSM 2008:
CCGCGACCGCAATATTATCGGTTTGCAATCTGAATTACTCGGTGCAGCAGCGTTGGGCGTGCACAACATTTTAACCCTCACTGGTGACAAACCAGATAACGGGGACCATCCATTTGCACAATCTGTATTTGAAGTCGACTGTATGGGACTACTCAATATCGCCAAGACATTAAATGCAGGCAAAGACCTTGCAGGTAATGACCTAGACGCACCTACGAACTTCTACATCGGTGCAACTGGTAATCCTGGTGCTCCAGATTTAGAGATTGAACGCCAAAAATTGGCTGCTAAAATTCAAAATGGCGCTCACTTTGTACAAACACAACCAATTTACGATTTAGAACAAGCAAAACGCTACATCGACAAGATGGCTGAATTCGATGTACCTATCATGCTTGGTTTGATTCCACTTAAAAGCTTTAAAATGGCTACATACCTCCACGAAAAAGTACCTGGAATTAACCTTACGCAAGAAATCTTGGACCGCATGGAAAAAGGTGGTAAAGAAGCGGGTACAGAAATTGCGATTGAAACACTTGAACAAATCAAGAAAATTGCAGCAGGCGTACATATTATGCCTTTAAATGATATCGATACAACGTTACATATTATTGACCACGTATAAGTCATTTTAATGTTTGCATAGAATACCTTTCCCACGGACTCCAAAGCGAGCTAAGTCGTCCTTAGGGAAAGGTATTCTATTTTCATTTAAACTAATTTATCCTATATCAAAATAACTCCTCCTTAAAATGTTGTTGTAAACGATATCATTTAATAGGTAGTGGGGAGGGGGATAGAAAACGAGCTAAGTCATTCCTAATGAAAAGGAAAGAGGATGCAAATATAAGATTTGCATCCTCTTTTTGTACTTGTTTTGTATTGTATTGCTAGTTTTATTAAGTTTCACACGGTATGTACTAGTAAAAATCATACTAATGGTTTATCTTTGATTTCTTTTGGTTTCCGTGGGTATTGTTTCGGTGTTTTACCTGTTTTCTTGATGTACAGAATGGCTCGTTTATCGTCTAAGGTTGGTAAAGTAACAGTCCTTATTTCTTCGATAGTAGCTTTTAGTATGCTAAGGGCTTTATTAGATTCTTTAACTTCTTCTTCGTAGATAGCTCCTTTTAAAGCAACTACATATCCACCTTCTTTTACATATGGCACAGTCCATTCTAAAAGAATCGGCAAACGTGCCACGGCACGGCTCGTAGCAATATCAAAGCTTTCACGGTAATCTTGATGACTCAAATCCTCCGCACGTCCGTGTAAGGTAGTACAGTTCGTCAGTTTTAGTTCATCTATAACCGATTCCAAAAAGTTAAGCCGCTTTTTTAAAGAATCAAACAGGGTAACCTTGAGGCTACGGTCATAGATAGCCAATGGAATACCAGGAAAACCTGCACCGGTACCAACATCGATAATCGTCATGCCAGATTTGATAATTTCAGAATCATAACATGAGAGGGAGTCAATCATATGCTTAATCACGACCTCTTTCATGTTTGTGATACCGGTTAGATTGAGATATTTATTTGTTTCAATCATATGCACATAATACAAATAAAAGTCTTTTGCTTGCTCTTCCGTACAGAGCAAACCAAAATGACTCATTTGCTCCATCATATATGAAACAAATTCAGACAGAGGTGCTATAGGCACATCGTATTTTTCTTTCATAAGTACTCCTAATGAATTGTCTAATATGTATACGACAATAAGATTTGTAGGAAATATCTTTTAAAAAGTTCATATAAAATGCATGTTATTACATGAATTCATATTATTACATGCTATTTTTATTTACTTCTGTTGTATTGCTCTAATTGGATCAATAGAACAGATACGTCTGCAGGGGAGACGCCAGAGATACGGCTTGCTTGGCCGATGGAGTGAGGACGAATCTTGTTGAGCTTTTGTTGAGCTTCAAGAGAAATGCCCTTAATTTCTGTGTAGTCCCATTCTTTTGGAAGAATTTTTTCTTCTAGTTTGCGAACTTTATCGACTTGGTCCATTTGCTTTTTAATGTACCCTTCGTAGGTAATGGAAATATCGACAGCCTCTTCTACATCAGGTGTATAGCGTTTCAAACCAAATGCATCAGCTACAA
This window contains:
- a CDS encoding methylenetetrahydrofolate reductase, with product MTLREKHQQGQFTITVELDPPKSSSAEKTFEQAARLKGKVDAINIADSPMSKMRMSPISLSYLLQHNKEIETIFHLTCRDRNIIGLQSELLGAAALGVHNILTLTGDKPDNGDHPFAQSVFEVDCMGLLNIAKTLNAGKDLAGNDLDAPTNFYIGATGNPGAPDLEIERQKLAAKIQNGAHFVQTQPIYDLEQAKRYIDKMAEFDVPIMLGLIPLKSFKMATYLHEKVPGINLTQEILDRMEKGGKEAGTEIAIETLEQIKKIAAGVHIMPLNDIDTTLHIIDHV
- the rsmG gene encoding 16S rRNA (guanine(527)-N(7))-methyltransferase RsmG, with protein sequence MKEKYDVPIAPLSEFVSYMMEQMSHFGLLCTEEQAKDFYLYYVHMIETNKYLNLTGITNMKEVVIKHMIDSLSCYDSEIIKSGMTIIDVGTGAGFPGIPLAIYDRSLKVTLFDSLKKRLNFLESVIDELKLTNCTTLHGRAEDLSHQDYRESFDIATSRAVARLPILLEWTVPYVKEGGYVVALKGAIYEEEVKESNKALSILKATIEEIRTVTLPTLDDKRAILYIKKTGKTPKQYPRKPKEIKDKPLV